The genomic stretch GCGCCGTGTAGCCGACGACCAGGCGGCGCTGGGGAGCGGTCTTCCAGGCGATGGCGCCGCAGACGATGCCGGACAGCATGTTTCCGGCGGCGAAGACGCCGTACAGGACGCCGTTCAGGCCGGGCTCGCCGATCGACTCCGTGAACGCCGCCAGCGACACCTGCATGCCGCCGAAGACGGACCCGATACCGAGGAAGGTCACGACCAGCACGCGCACGCCCGGCACGCGCAACGCGGAGGCGTGCTGCACGCGCGCGTGCCCGCTCTCACCGGTCACCGGCGGCTGCGTGCCCTTTTGCGCGGCGAACAGCAGACCGCCGACGAGGGTCAGCGCGCCCTCCGTGACCAGGCCTGCCGCCGGCGTCACGGTGGTGCACAGCGCGGTCGCCAGCAGCGGACCGAAGACGAAGGTGAGCTCGTCCGTGACCGACTCGAACGCCGCCGCGGTGGTCATCAGGGGTGAGCCCTGCAGCTTCACGCCCCAGCGCGCACGCACCATGGGGCCGACCTGCGGCACCGAGGCGCCGGTCGGGACGGCCGCCAGGAACAGCGCCCACAGGGGTGCGTGCGCCAGCGCGAGCGCCGTCAGCGACAGGCCCGACACCGTGTGCACCAGAACGCCGGGCATCAGCACGGCGCGCTGGCCGTAGCGATCGGCGAGGCGGCCGCTGTACGGCGCGAACAGCGCCATGGAGACACCGGTGACGGCTGCGGTGGCGCCTGCGGCGCCGTACGAGCCGGTGGTGTGCTGCACCAGCAGCACGATGGAGATGGTGAGCATCGCGAACGGCTGGCGTGCCGCGAAGCCGGGGAGCAGGAAGGTCCAGGCGCCGCGGGTGCGCAGCAGCTGTCCGTATCCCGGGCGGGACGAGACCGGGGAGGTCTTCTCCGGTTCGGTGGTGGTGACCGTGGATACCACGGCCCGTGCCTTTCTGCCGCCTGGTAGCGCGGGCCTGGAGTGGGCCAAGGCGCCGAGAGCTGTCCTCTTGCGCGGACTGCGGTAGATGCCGGCGCCCACTGCGGGTGGGGGCGGTGCGGCCGCCATACGGTCGCGCCAGCTCTGCGTCAGGCAGAGTTGGTTCGATCAGGGTGCCCTTCATGGTACAGGGAACACTGCCTTCCCTGTCTGTGAAAACGAGCACCATGGGCGTGAGCACCTGGGAATTCACGGGACGTGAACCCTGAGATCAGGATATGAACCCTGAGGGAAGACCTCCTAACGCGAACTGCCTGCCCCGTTCGCCCCCAGCCAGCCCGCCAGCTTGCCGCCGTGGGCGACTGCGCGCAGGCGTCGCTCCGCCGCGTCGCGCACCGGGTCGGTGGCGACGACGAGCAGCTCGTCGCCCTGGCGCAGCACCGTCGTGGGCAGCGGAACAAACGATTTTTCTTCGCGGACGACGAGGGTGACGGCGGCGCCGGGCGGCAGGCGCAGCTCGCTGACTTCCACGCCGTGCATCCGGGAGCGCTCGGGGACCGAGATGGACAGCAGGTGCCCGCGAAGCCGCTCCAGGGGCGCCGACTCGATGCCGAGGTCGGAGGCCTCGCCCTCCTCGCCCAGGCGCAGCTTGCGCGCCAGCCACGGCAGGGTCGGCCCTTGGACGAGGGTGTAGACGACGACCAGGACGAAGACGATGTTGAAGATGCGACGGCTGTCGGCGACGCCGTTCACCATCGGGATGGTGGCCAGAATGATGGGCACGGCGCCACGCAGGCCGGCCCAGGACATCAGCGTCTGCTCCTGCCACGGCACGCGGAACGGCGCCAGGCTGAACACGACGCTCAGCGGGCGGGCCACCATGGTCAGGATCAGCCCGATGATGAGAGCGGGCCAGACGTCGTCGCCCAGCTCGTGTGGGGTGACCAGCAGGCCGAGCAGGACGAACATGCCGATCTGGGCGATCCAGCCGAGCCCCTCGGCGAAGCCGCGTGTTGCCGGCCAGTGCGGAAGCTTGGCGTTGCCGAGAACCATCGAGGCCAGGTAGACGGCCAGGAAGCCGCTGCCGTGCGCCAGGGCGCCGGCGGCGTACGCGGTCACGGCGATCGCCATGACCGCGATCGGGTAGAGGCCGGAGGCGGGCAGGGCCACGTGCTTGAGCCCCCAGGAGCCGAACCAGCCCACCGCGAGCCCTATGGCCGCGCCGATGGCCAGCTCCAGGGCTATCTCGCCCAGCAGGACGTACCAGTGCTCGACCGGGCCGGCCGTGGAGAAGGCGACGACCAGGATGACCACCGGGGCGTCGTTGAAGCCTGACTCCGCCTCCAGCGTGCCCGTCACGCGCGCGGGGAGCGGAACTTTGCGCAGCACCGAGAAGACCGCCGCCGCGTCCGTCGACGACACCACCGCGCCGATGATGAGCGCCTGCCGCCACTCCAGCCCGACCAGGTAGTGCGCGCCGGCCGCGGTGACACCCACGCTGACGGCGACGCCGAGGGTCGCCAGGACCGAGGCGGACGACAGGACCGGCTTGATCTCCTTCCACTTCGTGCCGAGACCACCCTCGGCGAGGATCACGACCAGGGCCGCGTACCCCATGACCTGGGTCGCCGCGGCGCTGTTGAAGTGGATTTCGCCGAGGCCGTCCTGGCCCATCAGGACGCCGAT from Streptomyces roseochromogenus subsp. oscitans DS 12.976 encodes the following:
- a CDS encoding MFS transporter, whose amino-acid sequence is MVSTVTTTEPEKTSPVSSRPGYGQLLRTRGAWTFLLPGFAARQPFAMLTISIVLLVQHTTGSYGAAGATAAVTGVSMALFAPYSGRLADRYGQRAVLMPGVLVHTVSGLSLTALALAHAPLWALFLAAVPTGASVPQVGPMVRARWGVKLQGSPLMTTAAAFESVTDELTFVFGPLLATALCTTVTPAAGLVTEGALTLVGGLLFAAQKGTQPPVTGESGHARVQHASALRVPGVRVLVVTFLGIGSVFGGMQVSLAAFTESIGEPGLNGVLYGVFAAGNMLSGIVCGAIAWKTAPQRRLVVGYTALAIIASALWTAHSVLLLAGLGLLVGMCIAPALITGYTLVESLVPAGARTEAFTWLTGAVALGQAAAVTVAGQLEDRLWGGAGFLVPMAGTVLALATLLARRSRLVARQQNRTVARGVGHRVPVTVD
- a CDS encoding potassium/proton antiporter, giving the protein MRRSLGSCVRELARRRASQGREPLLTVHHLNQLLLVCSVVLLVAVAAVRISSRSGLPSLLVYLAIGVLMGQDGLGEIHFNSAAATQVMGYAALVVILAEGGLGTKWKEIKPVLSSASVLATLGVAVSVGVTAAGAHYLVGLEWRQALIIGAVVSSTDAAAVFSVLRKVPLPARVTGTLEAESGFNDAPVVILVVAFSTAGPVEHWYVLLGEIALELAIGAAIGLAVGWFGSWGLKHVALPASGLYPIAVMAIAVTAYAAGALAHGSGFLAVYLASMVLGNAKLPHWPATRGFAEGLGWIAQIGMFVLLGLLVTPHELGDDVWPALIIGLILTMVARPLSVVFSLAPFRVPWQEQTLMSWAGLRGAVPIILATIPMVNGVADSRRIFNIVFVLVVVYTLVQGPTLPWLARKLRLGEEGEASDLGIESAPLERLRGHLLSISVPERSRMHGVEVSELRLPPGAAVTLVVREEKSFVPLPTTVLRQGDELLVVATDPVRDAAERRLRAVAHGGKLAGWLGANGAGSSR